The following proteins come from a genomic window of Paenibacillus spongiae:
- the asd gene encoding archaetidylserine decarboxylase (Phosphatidylserine decarboxylase is synthesized as a single chain precursor. Generation of the pyruvoyl active site from a Ser is coupled to cleavage of a Gly-Ser bond between the larger (beta) and smaller (alpha chains). It is an integral membrane protein.) yields MTKWLLRSMTELSSRKWISRMTGRFAQSSASRRFIPKFANMYGIRIEEAEKQLDEYKTLNEFFTRRLKAGVRAIDDGAAALVSPVDALITGAGPIDAGTILNVKGQDYTVDELLNHSPRTESFKDGYCIVLYLSPTDYHRIHTPVSGRIVEREHVPGKVYPVNDFGLRHMRRVLSRNERLITYIHHAAGETAVVKVGAMNVSSIKYVEPRTDKVTKGDELAYFEFGSTVVLLTQDDTFFPRTDLKPGLKVRMGERLGTLLEDN; encoded by the coding sequence ATGACCAAATGGCTGCTTCGTTCGATGACTGAGCTCAGCTCGCGAAAGTGGATTTCCAGAATGACCGGCCGCTTTGCTCAATCCTCAGCCAGCCGGCGTTTTATACCGAAATTCGCGAACATGTACGGCATCCGCATAGAAGAAGCCGAGAAACAGCTGGACGAATATAAGACATTGAATGAATTTTTCACTAGACGGCTTAAGGCGGGCGTCCGCGCGATCGACGATGGGGCTGCGGCGCTGGTCAGTCCGGTTGATGCGCTTATTACCGGTGCCGGTCCGATCGATGCCGGCACGATACTGAACGTCAAGGGACAGGATTATACGGTGGATGAATTGCTCAACCACTCCCCTCGCACCGAGAGCTTTAAAGACGGGTATTGCATCGTCCTTTACTTGAGCCCGACCGATTACCATCGTATTCATACGCCTGTCTCAGGCAGGATTGTCGAACGCGAGCATGTACCCGGCAAAGTATATCCGGTCAACGATTTCGGACTTCGCCATATGCGGCGGGTACTAAGCCGTAACGAACGACTCATTACATATATCCATCATGCGGCTGGGGAAACGGCTGTCGTTAAGGTGGGCGCCATGAATGTAAGCAGTATTAAGTATGTTGAGCCTCGCACGGATAAAGTGACCAAAGGCGACGAGCTCGCTTATTTCGAATTTGGCTCGACCGTCGTACTGCTTACCCAAGACGACACCTTCTTTCCCCGTACCGATTTGAAACCGGGATTAAAGGTGCGCATGGGAGAGCGTCTCGGAACATTGTTGGAAGATAACTAA
- a CDS encoding DoxX family protein has product MTKQMEAGLLIVRLVLGITFFVHGLTKFQDGIGNIAGWFDSIGIPGFAAYIVAVIELVGGAAMIVGFGTRIVAALFVLVMAGAMIKVKFAAGFLGNPQMAGYELDLALMAMSVLFALSGGQKYSLDHLLFRSKA; this is encoded by the coding sequence ATGACGAAACAAATGGAAGCGGGCTTGCTTATCGTGCGCCTGGTGCTGGGCATTACTTTTTTTGTACATGGCTTGACTAAATTTCAAGACGGAATCGGCAATATTGCCGGTTGGTTTGACAGCATTGGCATTCCCGGCTTCGCAGCCTATATTGTCGCTGTCATCGAGCTGGTTGGAGGCGCGGCCATGATTGTCGGCTTCGGCACCCGCATCGTTGCTGCATTATTCGTTCTGGTCATGGCGGGAGCGATGATCAAAGTGAAATTCGCGGCAGGCTTCCTGGGCAATCCGCAAATGGCCGGCTACGAGCTGGATCTGGCGCTTATGGCGATGTCCGTACTTTTTGCATTAAGCGGCGGCCAGAAGTATTCCCTGGATCATCTGTTGTTCCGCTCGAAAGCATAA
- a CDS encoding helix-turn-helix domain-containing protein: protein MLHLPSSSYVLLSYFAKIVCEPGWKWQKREKPLANFDLFYVWSGEGNVELNGESFSVGKGSCFLFRPGDHTSATHNPQKPLVLTYIHFDVKGPVDLIPQPYRILNDTIDFEHLLSRYVRLFLVKTYAAEEEAQLILKQLIIHLLRDDSESPVERKSSNQLTEAIHEIANYIRQNPGKAHRVEDLAMRAQLSPRYFSIKFKELIGLSVQSYMIRTRIERAQHLLMHAGMNVTEVADALGYRDIFFFSRQFKQYTGKSPSEIR, encoded by the coding sequence ATGCTTCATCTACCATCTTCATCCTATGTCCTGCTGTCGTATTTCGCCAAGATTGTCTGCGAACCGGGCTGGAAATGGCAGAAGCGCGAGAAGCCGCTGGCCAATTTCGATTTATTCTATGTGTGGAGCGGCGAAGGCAACGTGGAGCTGAACGGCGAATCCTTCTCCGTCGGGAAGGGAAGCTGCTTTCTCTTCCGGCCGGGAGACCATACAAGCGCAACGCATAATCCGCAAAAACCGCTCGTGCTGACGTATATTCATTTTGACGTTAAGGGACCGGTGGATCTTATTCCGCAGCCTTATCGGATATTGAACGATACGATCGACTTTGAACATCTGCTGTCCCGGTATGTCAGGCTGTTTCTGGTCAAGACGTACGCTGCCGAAGAGGAAGCGCAGCTGATCCTGAAGCAGCTGATCATCCATCTGCTGCGGGATGATAGCGAGAGTCCGGTGGAGCGAAAGTCCAGCAATCAGCTTACCGAAGCCATTCACGAAATCGCCAATTATATTCGCCAGAATCCCGGTAAAGCGCATCGTGTAGAAGATTTGGCGATGCGGGCGCAGCTCTCACCCCGATATTTCTCTATTAAGTTCAAGGAGCTGATCGGGCTTTCGGTTCAATCGTATATGATCCGAACCCGAATTGAACGGGCGCAGCATCTGCTCATGCATGCAGGAATGAATGTGACCGAGGTGGCCGATGCGCTGGGATACCGCGATATCTTCTTCTTCAGCCGCCAATTCAAGCAGTATACGGGCAAGAGTCCTTCAGAAATACGATAG
- the pdxR gene encoding MocR-like pyridoxine biosynthesis transcription factor PdxR codes for MNLILAYNRYYEEHGKKTEALYRSLREEIVSGGLPAGTRLPPSRKLAEMCEVSRGVVNQVYDMLYAESYVRMESGSGTFAAYDSAQGSSRIGDLGRQADIAVSEWAKRLMPITSAADEAGTRMAIVESPPKPGQGMKAIDFEITSLAPGLFPAEEWKKVMYAEIRETVNPQAGTAAGEGEGCPPLSEAIARELIRERGIHADASRLVLTNGSMQAIALLAMLLVSPGDAVVLENPTYPGIARAVRAAGGHIIAAKVDDRGIIPADWPAKLLFVTPTRQFPTGAVLSAERRKALLEWANRRGAVIIEDDYDSTFRWGGRPVEPLKALDREDRVVYIGTFSKTMLGELRIGYALLPEALTDLFRRAKLLFEPVPSGLTGQRALAAFISGGGYERHMRRMRRICGRRRICLRETAGRKLERWFHFAGTDAGLHMYATWRGERAEYERLKSACQAAGVSWTDGGRYWLDKNGEAAASALFGFAHLTEAQIEEGVNRIERAALHVTGTAT; via the coding sequence ATGAATTTGATTCTGGCCTATAACCGGTATTATGAAGAGCACGGCAAGAAGACTGAAGCCTTGTATCGTTCGCTGCGGGAGGAAATCGTGAGTGGGGGGCTCCCTGCCGGGACGCGGCTGCCTCCAAGCCGTAAGCTTGCGGAGATGTGCGAAGTTTCCCGCGGCGTCGTGAATCAAGTCTACGATATGCTGTATGCGGAAAGCTATGTGCGGATGGAATCCGGCAGCGGGACCTTCGCGGCTTACGATTCTGCCCAAGGATCCTCAAGGATTGGCGACCTCGGCAGACAGGCTGACATTGCAGTGTCGGAATGGGCGAAGCGTCTCATGCCGATCACATCGGCAGCGGACGAAGCTGGGACAAGAATGGCTATAGTGGAAAGTCCACCTAAACCTGGGCAAGGGATGAAAGCAATCGACTTTGAAATTACATCCCTAGCTCCCGGGCTGTTTCCCGCAGAAGAATGGAAGAAAGTGATGTATGCCGAAATAAGGGAGACGGTCAATCCTCAGGCGGGAACGGCGGCCGGAGAAGGAGAAGGCTGTCCCCCCTTAAGCGAAGCGATCGCGCGTGAGCTTATACGTGAACGAGGCATTCACGCAGATGCTTCGAGGCTCGTCCTAACCAATGGCTCGATGCAGGCCATCGCTCTGCTTGCCATGCTGCTTGTTTCGCCAGGAGACGCGGTTGTACTTGAGAACCCAACGTATCCGGGCATTGCCAGAGCAGTTCGGGCAGCAGGCGGGCATATCATCGCCGCGAAGGTTGACGACCGGGGGATCATCCCGGCGGATTGGCCGGCGAAGCTGCTATTTGTCACGCCGACGAGACAGTTTCCGACCGGGGCCGTCCTGTCCGCCGAACGCCGTAAAGCGCTACTGGAATGGGCGAATCGCAGAGGAGCCGTCATTATCGAAGACGATTACGACAGCACATTCCGCTGGGGCGGACGGCCGGTTGAGCCGTTGAAGGCGCTGGATCGCGAGGATCGGGTTGTCTATATCGGCACCTTCTCCAAGACGATGCTCGGGGAGCTCAGAATTGGCTATGCACTGCTGCCGGAAGCATTAACCGATCTGTTTCGGCGCGCCAAGCTGCTATTCGAGCCTGTACCGTCCGGACTGACCGGGCAGCGGGCGCTCGCAGCCTTTATCTCCGGAGGAGGGTATGAACGGCATATGCGCCGGATGCGCCGAATTTGCGGCCGCAGACGAATCTGTTTGCGCGAGACAGCGGGCAGAAAGCTCGAACGTTGGTTTCATTTCGCCGGAACCGACGCGGGCCTGCATATGTATGCGACCTGGCGGGGCGAACGGGCGGAATATGAACGGCTTAAATCCGCCTGTCAAGCGGCCGGCGTCAGCTGGACGGATGGCGGGCGATACTGGCTCGATAAGAATGGCGAAGCTGCTGCAAGTGCGCTATTCGGGTTTGCCCATTTGACAGAGGCTCAGATTGAGGAGGGCGTGAATCGGATCGAGAGGGCTGCTCTGCATGTGACGGGTACAGCAACGTGA
- a CDS encoding aminotransferase class I/II-fold pyridoxal phosphate-dependent enzyme produces the protein MNPLAQQLNTTIEQENAHVYAMLSNLGKAIYFPKVGILSQSAEAKTKAKKFNATIGIALEDGQPMHLKVIQDTLSAYNPKDIYEYAPPAGKPELRAAWRAKMLKENPSLEGVSYGNPIVTNALTHGLSIVADLFADSGDAVIYPDKNWENYELTFGIRRGAEVVEYPLYNDDMRFNSAGLREALLARKGKGKAIVLLNFPNNPTGYTPGPQEGDEIVAAIRDAAEAGVNVVAVTDDAYFGLFFEDSLQESLFGKLARVHPRVLAIKVDGATKEEYVWGFRVGFITYAGQSDAMLSALEQKTLGIIRATISSGPHPSQTFVLRALQSPEFEAQKAEKFNIMKTRANRVKDLLDSGRYGDVWSYYPFNSGYFMCLKLNTVDAETVRQRLLDEYGVGTIALGETDLRVAFSCIEEPNLEELFDTIYKAVQDVAGSK, from the coding sequence ATGAACCCACTTGCCCAGCAGCTGAACACGACCATCGAGCAAGAAAATGCACATGTCTATGCGATGCTGTCCAATCTCGGCAAAGCGATTTATTTTCCGAAAGTAGGCATTCTGAGCCAATCGGCAGAGGCGAAGACGAAGGCGAAGAAATTCAACGCCACCATCGGTATCGCCCTTGAAGACGGACAGCCGATGCACCTGAAAGTCATTCAAGACACATTGTCCGCGTACAATCCGAAGGACATTTATGAATATGCCCCTCCTGCAGGCAAACCGGAGCTGCGTGCCGCATGGCGCGCCAAGATGCTGAAGGAAAACCCTTCTCTGGAAGGCGTCTCCTATGGAAATCCGATCGTCACCAACGCGCTGACGCATGGTCTTAGCATCGTAGCCGATCTGTTCGCGGATTCCGGCGACGCTGTGATCTATCCGGACAAGAACTGGGAAAACTATGAACTGACCTTCGGTATCCGCCGCGGTGCCGAAGTCGTGGAATATCCGCTCTACAACGACGACATGCGCTTCAACAGCGCGGGTCTTCGCGAAGCGCTTCTAGCCCGGAAAGGCAAAGGCAAAGCGATTGTACTGCTTAACTTCCCGAACAATCCGACGGGATACACGCCCGGGCCTCAGGAAGGCGATGAGATTGTTGCCGCCATACGCGATGCTGCGGAAGCCGGCGTGAATGTCGTTGCCGTAACGGACGATGCCTACTTCGGCCTGTTCTTCGAGGATTCGCTTCAAGAATCGCTGTTTGGGAAGCTTGCCCGCGTCCACCCCCGCGTGCTGGCCATCAAAGTGGACGGCGCTACGAAAGAAGAGTATGTATGGGGCTTCCGTGTCGGCTTCATCACCTACGCCGGTCAATCCGACGCCATGCTCAGCGCACTGGAGCAAAAGACGCTCGGCATCATCCGCGCTACGATTTCGAGCGGGCCGCACCCGTCCCAAACCTTCGTGCTGCGTGCGCTGCAATCGCCTGAATTCGAAGCGCAGAAGGCTGAGAAATTTAACATTATGAAAACCCGCGCCAACCGGGTTAAGGACCTGCTCGACAGCGGCCGGTATGGCGACGTCTGGTCGTATTATCCATTCAATTCCGGCTACTTCATGTGCCTGAAGCTGAATACGGTCGATGCGGAGACCGTCCGCCAGCGCCTGCTGGACGAATACGGCGTCGGTACGATTGCCCTGGGTGAAACCGACCTTCGCGTCGCGTTCTCCTGTATTGAGGAGCCTAATCTCGAAGAGCTCTTCGATACGATCTACAAGGCCGTGCAAGACGTTGCCGGCTCGAAATAA
- a CDS encoding permease prefix domain 1-containing protein, with amino-acid sequence MKTDGLSSYAENELIRYSNGICSRMKGTSEEVEDFREEMLIHLRTSVMELLHEGMPEEVAVRLALERFGEPSDVEQELARLNKLKRVFSNNMLVASITLLITGTLLTAFVPLWNEILHYRSVKSVFAEVDTHMGNKDHPITAEMEAAVAKQVNRKWDIQAANLAVIDNGEAVSRIDYVYPDSYRDETVKNNGFSYKERWFVYHPSSGTAVKIPGTDKSVSIELSSTLLSDTAFMAGLSLLFGYWLLFAIWGSLNAYHSRNGHPFWVAAFLLFNVFGYLLYRVLTSNRLQRRLRTA; translated from the coding sequence ATGAAGACAGATGGATTGAGCAGCTATGCCGAGAATGAGCTCATCCGGTATTCGAATGGCATATGCAGCAGAATGAAGGGAACATCCGAGGAAGTGGAAGACTTTCGGGAGGAGATGCTTATTCACCTGCGCACGAGCGTGATGGAGCTGCTCCATGAAGGGATGCCGGAAGAGGTAGCCGTTCGCTTGGCCTTGGAGCGATTCGGCGAGCCTTCCGATGTGGAGCAGGAATTGGCCCGACTCAACAAGCTTAAACGCGTATTTTCCAACAATATGCTCGTAGCCTCAATCACTTTGCTCATAACCGGCACCCTCTTGACTGCATTCGTTCCGCTATGGAATGAGATTTTACACTACCGGTCCGTAAAATCTGTCTTCGCGGAGGTGGATACTCATATGGGCAATAAGGATCACCCGATAACAGCTGAGATGGAAGCGGCTGTCGCCAAGCAGGTGAATCGCAAATGGGATATTCAGGCTGCGAATCTGGCCGTAATCGATAACGGCGAAGCGGTAAGCCGGATCGACTATGTGTATCCCGACTCTTATCGGGACGAGACCGTGAAGAACAACGGCTTCTCCTACAAGGAACGCTGGTTTGTCTATCATCCGAGCTCCGGTACGGCCGTGAAGATTCCCGGTACGGATAAGTCTGTCTCAATTGAGCTGTCCTCTACCCTCTTATCGGATACCGCCTTCATGGCCGGCTTATCGCTGCTGTTCGGCTACTGGCTCCTGTTTGCGATATGGGGAAGCTTGAATGCTTATCACAGCAGGAATGGGCATCCGTTCTGGGTAGCGGCCTTCCTCCTGTTCAATGTATTCGGCTATTTGCTCTACCGCGTCCTCACCTCTAACCGATTGCAGCGCCGTCTCCGGACCGCCTAA
- a CDS encoding glycosyltransferase family 4 protein produces the protein MARPKIAFVTPGSFPLPSPNSSSVERVVEKLVPLLVPAVEACIYGRTSRNLPRRGMLKGAECERYPAVDKLKYVRDVGLSILRNAPDVTEVENRPRTVLRLKRMRPQGRIWLHLHSTTFIRKTAIPSSMLTRSFRQAERIIVNSEFLRDVVAQRVPSCAHKVNVIYPGVDTDRFVSQFSFEGAIKREQLRFARGWNGRDVVLYMGRLIPMKGVHHLLRLLPELIKQHPPVLLVIVGGAFYGSQRTTSYVRELHRMGNRLMGHVQFVPYVPYSEVPDWFLGADVAVVPSSTREAFGLVNVEAMACGLPVVATRAGGMKEIIEDGVTGYLVDPVHIETEMSSRILALLRNRELRSLMGMSSRQRVEQRFTWHHSAERWLALLRESGIK, from the coding sequence ATGGCGCGACCGAAAATCGCATTCGTCACACCGGGATCATTCCCGCTGCCTTCGCCGAACAGCAGTTCCGTGGAGCGGGTCGTAGAGAAGCTCGTGCCGCTGCTCGTTCCGGCGGTTGAGGCTTGCATCTACGGTCGAACGAGCCGCAATCTTCCCCGGAGAGGGATGTTAAAGGGTGCGGAATGCGAGCGTTATCCGGCGGTTGACAAGCTTAAATATGTGCGCGATGTCGGGCTATCCATACTTCGCAATGCGCCCGATGTGACTGAAGTGGAGAATCGGCCGCGAACCGTCCTGCGGTTGAAGCGGATGCGGCCGCAAGGGCGAATTTGGCTGCATCTGCACTCGACGACCTTTATCAGAAAGACGGCTATTCCGTCGTCCATGCTGACCCGCAGCTTTCGCCAGGCGGAGCGAATCATTGTGAACAGTGAATTCCTGCGAGATGTCGTCGCACAACGCGTGCCTAGCTGCGCGCATAAAGTCAACGTCATCTATCCTGGCGTGGATACGGATCGGTTTGTATCACAATTCTCGTTTGAGGGCGCTATTAAACGCGAACAGCTTCGATTCGCGCGCGGGTGGAACGGACGCGATGTCGTCCTGTATATGGGGCGGCTCATTCCGATGAAAGGGGTGCATCACCTGCTGCGTCTATTGCCGGAGCTTATCAAGCAGCATCCGCCTGTATTGCTTGTTATCGTCGGAGGGGCTTTCTACGGATCGCAGCGAACGACGTCTTATGTGCGCGAGCTCCATCGCATGGGTAATAGATTGATGGGACATGTGCAATTCGTACCGTATGTACCGTATTCGGAAGTGCCGGACTGGTTTCTCGGAGCGGACGTGGCCGTCGTTCCATCGAGCACTCGGGAAGCGTTCGGGCTGGTGAATGTAGAGGCGATGGCGTGCGGGCTGCCAGTCGTTGCAACGCGGGCCGGGGGGATGAAGGAAATTATTGAAGACGGAGTTACGGGTTATCTGGTCGATCCGGTTCATATCGAGACGGAAATGTCCAGCCGGATCCTCGCTCTCCTCCGCAATCGCGAGCTCAGGTCGTTAATGGGAATGTCGAGCAGGCAGCGGGTGGAGCAGCGCTTCACTTGGCATCACTCCGCAGAACGTTGGTTGGCGCTGCTGCGCGAAAGCGGGATAAAATAG
- a CDS encoding PadR family transcriptional regulator: MFDKEKLKGYIDPILLRLLEKGPSYGYEMAKSARERTAGSFELKEATLYLSLKRLEQKGWVASYWSSEESGGGKRKYYKLTEEGRLELTAKKQEWMDVRSVLDAFLKEEKE; this comes from the coding sequence ATGTTCGACAAAGAAAAGCTGAAGGGCTATATCGATCCCATTCTGCTTCGTCTGCTTGAGAAGGGTCCTTCCTACGGCTACGAGATGGCCAAGTCCGCCCGTGAACGTACAGCCGGGAGCTTCGAGCTGAAGGAGGCGACCTTATACTTATCCTTGAAAAGGCTGGAACAGAAAGGCTGGGTCGCTTCCTATTGGAGCAGCGAGGAATCCGGCGGCGGGAAGCGCAAGTACTACAAGCTCACGGAGGAGGGGCGGCTTGAGCTGACAGCGAAGAAGCAGGAATGGATGGATGTCCGCAGCGTATTAGACGCTTTTTTGAAGGAGGAGAAGGAATGA
- a CDS encoding copper amine oxidase N-terminal domain-containing protein: protein MKNLNWKNKVKVLVAMSMLASALAGVATAGAAAKSKTKIVSSDMPVKVLYNARQVASDVKPKVVEGAVLVPIRFIGEKIGSKITVAKNNKDISIEKGLSVVNVTINSNVATINGKKVTLNAKVLAESGRTLVPLQALNGLGVPVEWDAITRFVWVGSKEVPLLEDVAPKAVSIDQYKKLFKGNEILLNVDGKSNRDTVTLIDDSIFPFKTSDLKTFYRYDLAYDILGQQYIKATTTDKGITETKMFFMTSEKLLYRQAVVELRENATKDVRIHYFPIVSITDLNYYDDKNYKNFKLKNIQTIYIHTSYPSILVYKPSWR from the coding sequence ATGAAGAATTTGAACTGGAAGAACAAGGTGAAAGTGCTAGTGGCAATGAGTATGCTGGCATCTGCCCTAGCTGGAGTGGCTACGGCAGGAGCAGCGGCTAAATCAAAAACGAAGATCGTAAGCTCCGATATGCCGGTCAAGGTACTTTATAACGCTCGTCAGGTAGCATCCGATGTGAAGCCTAAAGTGGTGGAAGGGGCGGTATTAGTACCGATCCGGTTTATTGGGGAGAAGATTGGGAGCAAGATTACGGTAGCCAAGAACAATAAGGATATAAGTATCGAAAAGGGATTGAGTGTCGTCAATGTGACGATCAATTCAAATGTGGCCACGATCAACGGGAAGAAAGTCACGCTGAATGCTAAAGTGCTGGCGGAAAGCGGAAGAACGCTCGTGCCGCTGCAAGCGCTTAATGGATTGGGCGTGCCGGTTGAGTGGGATGCGATTACGCGGTTTGTGTGGGTGGGTAGTAAGGAGGTTCCTTTGTTGGAGGATGTGGCTCCGAAGGCTGTTTCAATTGACCAATATAAGAAACTATTTAAAGGTAATGAGATCCTGTTGAATGTTGATGGTAAGAGCAACAGGGATACTGTAACCCTTATTGATGACTCGATATTTCCATTTAAAACCTCTGATCTAAAAACATTCTATAGATATGATTTAGCTTATGACATCCTTGGCCAACAATATATTAAGGCTACCACCACTGACAAAGGAATAACGGAAACGAAAATGTTCTTTATGACTTCTGAAAAGCTGCTATATAGACAAGCGGTTGTAGAGTTGCGTGAAAATGCAACAAAAGACGTTAGGATTCACTATTTCCCTATCGTATCAATTACTGATTTAAATTACTATGATGATAAAAACTATAAAAACTTCAAGCTGAAGAACATACAAACAATATACATTCATACATCATACCCAAGTATCTTGGTATATAAGCCAAGCTGGAGGTAA
- a CDS encoding VOC family protein, translating to MAYTLHPEIELGELQLKVSNLERSLRFYQDVVGFQIKSVQQGRAELSADGRRTLLILVEVPDAVIVPRRSMSGLYHFAILLPTRRDLGIALRRLVDSGIHIGQADHLVSEALYITDPDQNGIEIYRDRPRENWERDADGHYKMTSDPIDWDGLLQEAKDGSSEGLPSGTLIGHVHFHVGDLRKAKAFYCDLLGFDVAADQIRQMGALFISAGGYHHHIGLNIWAGANAPAVPANGTGVAYYTIVVPDQGELDTITDRLMKADLDVRERDGAWFVTDPSGIEIRLKVKERDI from the coding sequence ATGGCTTACACGTTACATCCCGAGATCGAGCTCGGTGAGCTTCAATTAAAAGTAAGCAATCTCGAGCGGTCGCTTCGATTTTATCAGGATGTGGTGGGCTTCCAAATCAAGTCCGTTCAGCAGGGCCGTGCAGAGCTGTCGGCCGATGGCCGGCGTACGCTTCTTATTCTGGTGGAAGTGCCTGATGCTGTGATCGTGCCCAGGAGATCGATGAGCGGGCTTTATCATTTCGCCATCCTATTGCCAACCCGGCGCGATCTTGGCATAGCGCTCCGCAGACTCGTGGATTCGGGCATTCATATTGGCCAGGCGGATCATCTCGTGAGTGAAGCGCTGTACATTACCGATCCGGATCAGAACGGGATCGAGATCTATCGCGACCGTCCGCGGGAAAACTGGGAGCGCGACGCCGACGGTCATTACAAGATGACGTCCGACCCGATCGATTGGGACGGACTGCTTCAAGAAGCAAAGGACGGCAGCTCGGAGGGACTTCCTTCGGGAACATTGATCGGGCATGTTCATTTTCACGTGGGCGATTTGCGGAAGGCTAAGGCGTTTTATTGCGACCTGTTAGGGTTTGACGTTGCGGCTGATCAGATCCGGCAGATGGGTGCACTGTTTATATCTGCAGGCGGCTATCATCATCATATCGGCTTGAACATATGGGCCGGCGCCAACGCCCCGGCGGTTCCGGCGAACGGGACAGGCGTGGCCTATTATACGATTGTTGTTCCCGATCAGGGTGAATTGGATACGATCACGGACCGGTTGATGAAAGCTGACTTGGATGTCCGAGAGCGGGATGGGGCGTGGTTCGTTACGGATCCTTCGGGGATTGAAATCAGATTGAAAGTGAAGGAACGCGATATATAA
- a CDS encoding winged helix-turn-helix transcriptional regulator — protein MEQFSLCPRVEKGMQILSKRWAILIIYQLLSGPQRFCTMESALPISGRLLSERLKELELEGIVHREVYPETPVRIEYSLTEKGHALEPVVRAMETWSSAWIELDNEAKKA, from the coding sequence ATGGAACAGTTTTCATTATGTCCACGTGTCGAAAAGGGCATGCAGATTCTGAGCAAACGTTGGGCCATATTGATTATTTATCAGCTGCTTAGCGGTCCCCAGCGCTTCTGCACGATGGAATCGGCACTGCCCATAAGCGGTAGACTCTTATCGGAGCGGTTGAAGGAGCTAGAGCTTGAAGGCATCGTACACCGCGAAGTATATCCGGAAACGCCTGTCCGTATCGAATACTCATTAACAGAAAAAGGACATGCGCTTGAACCTGTCGTACGCGCGATGGAAACATGGTCCTCAGCATGGATCGAGCTGGACAATGAAGCGAAGAAAGCTTGA